In Granulicella mallensis MP5ACTX8, the sequence GAGCCTCCTCGAGGACGAAGGCATCAAGCTGGTTTTGAATGCCAAGGTGAAGAGCGTCGCGGGAGTATCAGGACAATCGGTCCGTGTCACTCTCTCGCAGAACGGCGTGGAGAGGACGCTGGAGGGCACACATCTCCTGGTTGCGGCTGGACGTGTGCCGAACACGAAAGACATTGGGCTGGATCTCGTTGGAGTGGAGCTGACGGAGCGCGGCTACATAAAAGTAAACGAGCGCCTTGAGACGAGCGCGCCCGGAGTGTGGGCGGTGGGTGAGGTCGCGGGCAGCCCGCAGTTCACCCACATCAGCGAGGATGATTTCCGCGTTGTTCGCGACAACCTGCTCGGCGGCAACCACGTGACTACGGGGAGACAGGTACCCTTCTGTCTCTTTACAGACCCTGAATTCGCACGCATTGGAATGACCGAGAAGGAAGCCCGCTCCAAGGGGATCGCCTACCGTCTCTTCAAGGTTCCGATGACGCATGTGCTACGGGCGCGCAGCCTTATGGAAACACGCGGATTCCTTAAGTGCCTGGTGGAGCGTGACAGCGACCGCATCCTCGGGTTCGCGGCGTTTGGTGTGGGGGCAGGCGAGATCATGGCGTGCGTGCAGATTGCCATGCTGGGAAGGATGCCCTACACCTCGCTGCGAGAGGCTATCCTCGCACATCCTACGATTCCAGAGGGGTTGATCGCTCTGTTTTCTTCTGCTGCGTCTTAGAGCTTGAATCGTTCATTCACCGGGAATATTTCGTGAGTTGGCGGGTTGTAATGCCTATGGGTTCTTTGCGTTTCCTGCACTCCCATAGGCAACTCCCACTCGACGAGGTTCATCCATTGCTACGATTTCTCCGCACAGAGTTTGCCATTGGCGACCTCACTCAGCGCCAATCTATTCTAAAATTGCTGGCGAAGGAAAATAAGCACGGACAGATGGTCCATGGCTCCCGAACTGAAGTTACTGACTCTCGTCAACCTCAAGACAAATACGAGGGCTTGAACGGAACATCCACTTCAGATCGCGTGAAGATCCATTCACGTATCCCCTCGCTTGATGTGCTCCGTGGTGTGGTCATGATGCTTATGGCGCTCGATCACACAAGGGATTTCTTCACGAATCAAAACATCGATTTGATGGACCCTTCCCATCTGAGCCTGCCCTATTTTTTTACTCGCTGGATCACTCACCTCTGCGCGCCTACATTCGTCTTTCTCGCTGGAGTGGGAGCGTATATGCAGCTCGCACGGGGACAAAGCAAAGGCGCAGTTTCGCGTTTTCTCGCCATACGCGGTTGTTGGTTGATCTTTCTCGAACTGACGATCGTCTATTTTGTCTGGATCGGAATGCCGGGAGTCAGCATTCTGCAGATTATCTGGGCGATAGGCGTGTCGATGGTCTTTCTGTCGGGATTGGTCTGGCTACCCATTCCCGTGGTCGC encodes:
- a CDS encoding dihydrolipoyl dehydrogenase family protein, which gives rise to MDPQVQPEVYDLLILGSGAGAKLLAWTFAGQGQRVAVVERKYVGGACPNIACLPSKNVIHTAQIAHNVRRSEEFGVSIDNFRINMPAVRDRKRRMVQGLVDTHLALYKQSGAELIMASGRFVGPRVLEATLADGTKRLLTGKNIVIGTGTHAAIENIPGMAAAQPLTHVEALELDVVPEHLIILGAGYVGLEFAQAMRRFGSQVTVVDRNERVIHGEDEDTTEGLQSLLEDEGIKLVLNAKVKSVAGVSGQSVRVTLSQNGVERTLEGTHLLVAAGRVPNTKDIGLDLVGVELTERGYIKVNERLETSAPGVWAVGEVAGSPQFTHISEDDFRVVRDNLLGGNHVTTGRQVPFCLFTDPEFARIGMTEKEARSKGIAYRLFKVPMTHVLRARSLMETRGFLKCLVERDSDRILGFAAFGVGAGEIMACVQIAMLGRMPYTSLREAILAHPTIPEGLIALFSSAAS